Genomic DNA from Danio rerio strain Tuebingen ecotype United States chromosome 5, GRCz12tu, whole genome shotgun sequence:
catcagtttatttcagtggatgttttcatccctaacataacaaaggatagtaaatttgcccagtgtgtatccttgtttttgtttttttgtttttaacatatattttctCCATATATGTGTAAATAAAGATTGGTCACCagaaatcattctgctagctgaaagtTATggcaaattaagactcaaaatcacctcagagtggatAAAAACACTCTCAACAGAACAAGAGTTAAGAATGTGATTCTATCCAGTCAGAGCGTTTTTAATTCTCACATTATTTTCATCTGTTGTGCATTTCCAATGAGATGGATGTTGCTATGCACAAAACCACTTTAAAGTCTAGTGGTATGTGGTCCTCGGTTGTGTATCATGCCTGGGGTTTAAAGTCTATTGAGATCTTATGGGTTTTCTCGCCATTTGAAAACGacttatttttcttaaaaaacagaAAAGTTTCATCTGTGCCCTGTGTATTATTTAAGTCATCTCCTCCATGGCAACACAGTGATTTGTTTTGGGAGATGTATGTGTCATTTTTGCTGAGATTATATGAAAGCCGTGGGAGGGATATAAAGATATATATGAGAAATCACTTATGGGATATGAGAGATGAGCTGCTACAGCATTTCACAAGTGAGTTTTCACTTTAAAAACCCAAAACAATATAATTCTGAAAGAGAAAAAGGGAACATCAGAATCTTGTGTGCTTCTTTAGGATTGCTGGATGGCATTGCCTTTGGCTATCCGTCCAATCACAGGCAGAGCTCGGAGTTCTGCTCGAAAGCTGTGATTGAGCCAGCAGTATATGAAAGGGTTATAGCAAGTAGAGCTCATAGCCAGCCAGTGGAATGTAAAATACACAGCATTGTTAGCTTGGATCACTTTACTTGACAGCAGCACGATGTAGCAGTTCAGAGGAAACCAGCAGACGGCAAACACGGCCACCACCGCAATCAGCATCTTTAAAGTGGTTTTCTTTCTCCTGCGCTGAGCGGCTGACTGAGCCAGTGTAACGTCACCAACAGCATTCTGGAACCAAACCTTCTTGGCCACCACAAGATATGATATGGAGATAATCGCTAAAGGCAATACGTAGAGGAGGACAAATGAGGCTAGATCCAGATACTTCCAGAAGAGATCGGAGGGATGAGGGAAACTGGGCCAGCAAACCATCCGCACTCTGTTATTGCTGGAAGAGATAAGAACAGAAGTCATCTAAGGGGATCGCTCATGCTAAATGAAAACGCTGATGCTTCATGTCATCTCAAACAAACACTGTAAGATATTtctcaaaacacaaattaaggtaTTTTTAATTAAGCCTGAGGGTTTTTTGTCCTTACATTGTCTATGAAGGtaaacatgaaatatacaaaaggTTATGAAACGAATCCATATGATCCAAGCTGTTTTTATCTAGGTCTGAATAGATACATTATGCAAGTGCTTTGACAAGTCCCGCTCAGTCTTATGCAGAGCACTCAGCAaggtttttccttcttttttatttgcagtaTAAATAAGGGAAAATACACAGAAAATAGAAATGTAGCAGCCGTGCTCATGTTAGAAGGTTAAGTATTGATAAAAAAAGTATTTCTCTGACTGTTTTTCGAAAATAGCTAAATCTTTAGCTGTGCGGGTAGAGTAAGGCAAGTCAGTAAAGGTGAAAGTCTTTGAAAGTCATTTTGTGCTGCTTTGATTCATCGTTTAGCTGCAGAATGCAATTATAAGGGGGACACACAAGTATAAAATGAATTTAGGTAAAGGGGTGTAGAGCCTACTGTTGGCTCTACAGGCCAGGGGTTCCCAAAAATTTCAACCTGCTACTACCataataacaatgtcagtgactcacgacccccatTTTTCTTGAAGGtggttataaataaattaataaaaattgcaCACACCTTTATAAActgcctatataaacatgagtgTATTGACAACACAAAACTGCAACAGTCTAAtaaccatttaatttttttatagtcatttgttaatttgatttgaatatatggggcgacatggtggcgcagtgggtagcactgacGGCTCACAGCAGGAAAgacgctggttcaagccccagctgggtcaattggtctttctgtgtggagttggcatatTCTCCCCTTGTTTgagttggtttcctccaggtgctctggttacccccacagtccaaagacatgtggtatagttgaattgaataagctaaattggctgtgctTCCtaatgctgggttgtggctggaagggcatttactCTGTAAAACGCATGCTAaataagttaacggttcattttacagtggcgacccctggttaataaagaaactaagcctaaaagaaaataaataaataaataaataaataattttaatattaacctcaaatATCTTGTTTTCAATGTATTAGAGTGCCGAAAAGGTTGTCAGAAAGAATAACCTGGCCCCATAAAATccatctgctgcagctgacactattgctgtgtggATAAACCTACAGTTAacaccccaggggtcacaatccaatagaaaaacaaattgaaaggctgatgggtttttatttgtatgttgttgctGTCGTCTTTTTACTGTAACTATCTTCTGtggtttatgaataaaatatggtaattctaatagtttaatacaattgatttgagttttggaaatcaccaattGACCCCTCATCATTGTCCTGCGACCtctactttgggaaccactgctatgGGCAAACATGCGAGGTTTAATGAACCAACAAATTTAATGAAGTCATCCATTATCTAAGCAACTGCCAACACACAAACGTGGAGCAATTTTCCATCTTTTCAATTTACAGCATTTTAGGATCTCAGTTTTGTATACTTAGGCTTTCAATGGATAGACAGTACTGTGATGTTTGAATTTTAAAGGGGTGGTAAAATAAACCCAGGAAATGTGCAAAAAGGGGGCGTGGTCACAGGCAATGTAACATTAATAGCAGAGAAAAGTAAATACTGTCCGATTCAGCTATTTCCAAAGCTTGTTCTGTTtcagtatttgggcttccaaaggacatgacacaaagagtgaagtgcttacaatttaattttaattatgttccagagaattaaaaaaaaaaaaaagatatagctgTAGCATTACACAAAGGACaccttccagaatctctcccagttcagtgctggatacGGCCAAAAATTTCTTAAAGGAGCAACAGCTCCAAtcataatagaagaagctgtggattgtgagccacaacctgtaagtattttatttgttaaaattgatctatcaCGTGCATAGTATCTagtgttaatggtatgttgtacatagcaaggacataaacagggatgtaaacaacgggaaatgctgtgtCACAATTACCAACTAACAATGGCACCGTAACAATTTAgcttcatacaaattcatatttatccatcaaattcctgtaaacacccacaatcttcaccatTGTGTGCAGTCTCTCCATATGCAGCCACTTTCTGTGCATTACACATTTGAAGTAATAAACTTGAGTTTGCAAAAGATAAGTTAAACATCTTGCAAGAGTCAGGTTTGCATGGGTTCTTCTTCAGTTCTTCATTTTCTGTTTGATTCAGGCTCAGACTAATATGGCTATGACGTTTTTGGTGATGTGGAGCAGATTCGCGAATCACAACACATTAAGTTTGCTGACAAATCAGAGCCTGCTTAGGCCATCAGAGGAACCAGGACATATGATAGTCATTTCATGCAGCTGAGTAGCAAAATAAAATTAAGGTAAGATTTTAAggtaagatttcttttttttttttttctttttttgcaaatgAACAACGAGCACACATTGTTTTTCACTCAGAAACATAACCAAgcttaaaaaaaacactgcaccACCCCTTTAGAGTAAAGCCAATGTCACATGGTTTTGAAATGAAATTAGAACGAATTAAAGAAATGGAATATATTTTTGGCTaaactttaaaatcattttattttttggagaaACATTTCTGAGATAACAATCATGGGTTTAATATAACAGAAAGCTTCACTAGGCATAACACTTTTCTCATGGAGGTCCTTATCTCTCTCCATTCAGGCATACATGCAGAGACTTCCAGTTACTAGAAGGCATTCTGTTGTTCTGCTTTTTTAGAATTTATCTGTGATTCTTGTGCCCTGCACTGTTAAAATGTGTTAACATTAATATTTGCAcctatttaaattatattcaatgaAAAAAGCAATGTCctttttacttgattttaattgtcagtaagaaaaaaaaaagacagtgcaTACCCAAATTCAAAGCGCAGCAGTTTCTGGTAAATGGCATGAGGTAGAGAGAAGCAGGAGCCCATGACCCAGATGACGCCGATCCAGGCAATGCCCTGAAGCCGAGACATCCGCTGCTTCATTGGATGCATCACCACCTTATAGACAGCAACAAAGCACTTGTCATAAATGTGCATTGGTTTTGTTAGGGCTTTTCAAACATTGCCCTGCTTTTATCGCTGGCAAAGGAACACCTAACACAGATTTTTATCAGTTATGAACCCAAAGCTGTTGCAGTGTTAACGCTGCATTGTGGTGTCAAACGTGTGTAGCGTGAAACGATGAAGTGTGAAGAATGTTAATGCTTAGGGCTTAGCaaccatcagccaatcacaaatCTCATAATCATGTGCTGAGTATTAACTGTTGTGTTTTAAATGCAAGCAGATTTCAAAACTgtattacttattcattcattttccttcggcttactccctttattcatcattggtcaccacagcggaatgaaccgccaacttgtccagcatatgttttatctagcagatgcccttccaactgcaacccagtactgggaaacacccatacacaatcacacactatACGGCCAATTTATTCAATCTACCTGTACCTCATatctttcgactgtgggggaaaccagagcacccagaggaaacccatgagaaaatgtggagaacaggcaaactccacacggaaatgccaactgacccagaccttcttgctgtgaggtgacaatgctaaccactgagccaccctttCTCCTACTTGAAATCAGATTATATTACATTTGAAAGTACTCAGTTACTTTTTATTGATTATATGATTGCATTTAATAATTATTCTCATGAaatatctcattcattcattcattcattttcttttcggcttagtccctttattaatcaggggtcgccacagcagaatgtaccgccaacttatccagcatatgttttatgcagcaaatgcccttccagccgcaagccctgtaccacatgtctttggacttgtggggtaaaccggagcaccaagaggaaacccatgcgaacacggagaaagtgcaaactccacaaagaaatgccaactgacccagccgtggcttgaactagtgacctttttggggggaatctccttatccaccacctgtgtgtagcatccacctggatgatgcgatgaCAGCCAtgttgcgccagaccgcacaccacaccagctaattggtggagaggagacagagtgatgaagccaattataatataGGATGTTTAGGAGGCTATGATAGACAGGGCCAGTGGCCAAATATGGCCAGAacaccggggttaaacccctactctttttcgaaagacatcctgggatttttaatgaccacagagagtcaggacctcgatttaacatctcatcagaaagatggcgctcactgagcagtatagagtcaaTATCAATATACttgggcgttaggacccacacagaccccaggatgagcaccctctgctggtctcactaacaccacttcccatccaggtactgacaggGCGCAGCTCTGCTATGGTTAGTAGGTGACCATGTAAGAGTTACAGAGAGCTATagctttattttaaaagaaataaaaatgtgatCAGATTACATTGTTAAATTTTTGCTGTAATTTGTGATCAGTATTGATCATTTCTAAGTAATCTACCAAGCTAGGCGTGCATTGTTCAGACAGGCATTTCAGCATGTTCGAGGAAATTGTGAATAGTTAAATAGAGTGCAAAAGAGATTCAATAATATTTCCCTTTAGAATTATAGTCTAATCAGGAGTAAGTTGTTTGTATGTTTTGCAGTTTCTATGTAACTAACTGTTATGCAATTTGGTCCAGTGTTCATCCAATTAATCACACTGACACTGCAAATAAGGAGATAGATCATGGTTTATGAGTTAACAGGAACATCAGTGCATGAATGCATAATTGCTATTAATTATCTGGGTAAATAATGAGAAATGCAAATGTGAAAGAGTGAAACACTCTGTTTTAGCAGGTGTTTAGAATGACCCTGTGGATTTATACTCAGCCTAAAGGTTTCATTGATAAAATTCTACAAAAATTTCAAAACACTTACCTGGTGTCTGTCAATGGCGATGGCAACCAGTGTGAGAACAGAGACATGGACAGAACAATACTGTGCAAAGCGGCTCACATGGCACATCACCTTCCCAAACACCCATGTGCTGTAAACAAATCGAACCTAAGAGGACACATATGTATTCAGATGGCTGTGGATCCAGatgcatgaattgaattgaagagtGTGCACATGCACAcccccacacacattcacagaggGATGAATCATGCTTTTGCTCTCTGTTGTCTTTACTGAATAGTTCAAGatagagaacacacacacacacaccattgtaTGCAGGATAGCCCCTCTTATTTACTGATAATTTAATAAGATAAATGTATTAATAGACTTCTTTATTTAATAGCTAGTTAAGTATAAAAAAGTATGTCCAAGCAgataaaaaaatgctttacaaTTAAGTCTTAAACTCATATaagcttttaaaaacaataaataacttttcatttatattatgatttaatgactaattaatgtaaattattaaaatacttgaACCAGAAATGTACGTTAATGggttattattgatattttttaaatgactacaaatgaacaaaacatttattgtcGTTTTCAAAAACGGTCACAGGGTGTTAAGGGGGTCATTTTGATGGTTTTGTGCCAAATATGACAAATTATGTGGATTATTTGCCAGTGCTttgaataacaataacaataattactTTTAAAAGAACAATTGCAAGTGTGTTCAACATAAAAGACTGTCGGGTTATATTGTCTATTTGAATGTTATAAAAAGCAAGCAGAGTAAAtctataacaataatattttaacagtaaCAGCGTCGATATGTTGCTTTCTTAATAATAAGAAGTGAACTCGTGTAAAACTTACCAGAGTAAAAGGCGTGTTGAGGAGAGTTATGAGAATGTCAGCAATGGCTAAATTCATAATGAACAAACTTGTCACTGAGTGCATCCGTTTATTCTTAATAACAACGTGACAAACGACCACGTTTCCGAAAAGCGAGATGATGATGATTACGGAATACGCGACGATGAGCAGCGCTCTGATGGTCGGTCTGTGGGATTCAGACTCGTAATTCGATCCTCTGTCGTACATCGAGTCCAGGGAGAAATTAAAGAACGTGGAGAAATTTTGCAAGATGTAAAACTGCGAAAATAAATCCACAGAGGTGTTTCTGAATGTCATCGTGCCGGGATTCTCCGGAGCAGGTGCAGTGTGGAAAGCGCAGCTCTGGTCCACTTTTGGACACAGTTCGGCGTGTTTGAGTCAGGCTGTGTCGAGCGCGGCGTCAAGTGGATCGGATTGGACGGTGGCCACTGTTATGCGTCTCAACCCCTGgcattattataataatcacaGTTTTTTCACTAAGAACtaccacatctctctctctctctctctctctctctctctctctctctctctctctctctctctctctctctctctctctctctctctccctctctccctctcgcaCACACATTATTGTTTGAACAGCTGTATTTGTGAGCATTAGCCCTAATCATAACCCTTCAAGaaagctttttatattatttttacatgttCATTATATGAAacctacaaataaaaataaataaataagttagcctatatattgtatatattcacAGGTAATCGATAGAGTACCCTCCACAAGGAAGGGCTCTGCCACGAGGGCAATCCTGTTGGCAATCTCAACATAGCCCCCCTCTAGGACCTGGAGCATGGGGGAGGAGAGCGGCTTGGGTCAGGAGACATGGCGAGTAAGACAGCTCAGGTGACTATAGTAGCTTAGTCGACTCTGGCAGCAGTAAATTCGGTGGTGGCAGGCATTCTTGAAGCTCAGGAATCAGTATTGGCATCTCTGGCAGTGGAGAAGGCTCTGACAGCTTTGGTAGTGATGACCATTCCTGCAGTGGCAGTGGCACCTATTCTTGCAGTTCAGAAGCCTTCTTATGATCTGACTGTAGATGGCTGGAGCCTTCTTATGAACTGGCTGATTGGTGGTGA
This window encodes:
- the gpr83 gene encoding G-protein coupled receptor 83; protein product: MTFRNTSVDLFSQFYILQNFSTFFNFSLDSMYDRGSNYESESHRPTIRALLIVAYSVIIIISLFGNVVVCHVVIKNKRMHSVTSLFIMNLAIADILITLLNTPFTLVRFVYSTWVFGKVMCHVSRFAQYCSVHVSVLTLVAIAIDRHQVVMHPMKQRMSRLQGIAWIGVIWVMGSCFSLPHAIYQKLLRFEFGNNRVRMVCWPSFPHPSDLFWKYLDLASFVLLYVLPLAIISISYLVVAKKVWFQNAVGDVTLAQSAAQRRRKKTTLKMLIAVVAVFAVCWFPLNCYIVLLSSKVIQANNAVYFTFHWLAMSSTCYNPFIYCWLNHSFRAELRALPVIGRIAKGNAIQQS